Proteins co-encoded in one Brassica oleracea var. oleracea cultivar TO1000 chromosome C4, BOL, whole genome shotgun sequence genomic window:
- the LOC106338001 gene encoding uncharacterized protein LOC106338001: MFGITLRMMLCGEKISDYDMIEKNLSMFHPENVILQQQYRVNGYTRYSKLMQVLLVAELMQVLLVTEQNNQLVTLDHQTRPTGSAPFPEANVASSSYDNWRGRGRGRGGNRYHGRGRGRGRRLFPYDERNTKNFHENERNEKDRDDKRQTGKVCYRCGMKGHWVRNCRTPKHLADLYRESQKGKEKGRGETNFISDEHGPSFHGLNDDTHLDVSDFLVEPESIDE, encoded by the coding sequence AAATCTCTCCATGTTCCATCCTGAAAATGTAATCCTGCAGCAACAGTACCGGGTGAATGGATATACCCGTTACTCGAAGTTGATGCAAGTCCTCCTTGTAGCGGAGTTGATGCAAGTCCTCCTTGTAACGGAGCAGAATAACCAACTCGTGACTTTAGACCATCAAACTCGTCCCACTGGATCTGCTCCATTCCCTGAAGCGAATGTTGCATCATCCAGTTATGATAATTGGAGAGGACGAGGACGTGGACGTGGTGGAAACCGTTATCATGGTCGTGGAAGAGGACGAGGAAGAAGATTATTTCCCTATGATGAAAGAAATACTAAGAACTTCCACGAGAATGAAAGGAATGAAAAGGACCGGGATGATAAAAGGCAAACGGGAAAAGTTTGCTACAGATGCGGCATGAAAGGTCATTGGGTACGTAACTGTCGTACGCCAAAACATTTAGCCGATCTGTATAGAGAATCCCAAAAGGGAAAAGAGAAAGGAAGAGGTGAAACAAACTTCATCTCTGATGAACATGGGCCATCCTTTCATGGTTTAAACGATGATACTCATCTCGACGTATCAGACTTTCTGGTTGAGCCAGAGAGTATCGATGAGTGA